From Clostridium sp. SY8519:
AAAACAGCAGGAGTCTGCATCTGCCTCCACGGCGGAAAAACAGGAGAATTCTGGGGCCGCATCTTCAGCGGGCAATCAGCAGAGTTCCGAGTCCGCATCTTCAGAGGAAAAACAGGAGAAATCTGAGTCTGCGAAAGAGACGGAACAGAAGCAGGGAACAGAGACGCTTCCTTCCGGGGAAAAACAGTCCGGAAGCGATATGAAGTCTGACAGCCAGATGGAAGCAGAGGATAAAAGTATAGAGAAAAACAGTGTTTCCGCACTTCCCAGAAAACTGCAGGCCAACGGCTGGGTGCAGGTATGGTTTGATGGTACGGATGGAATGGGCACCGGCGAGGATGGCCAGGATACCAGGCAAAGTCTTTATACAGGTGCAACAAATGTAAGAAGGAATGTTGCGCAGGGAAGCACGATAACACTTCCCACTACTGCAGGTTCCAATAGCAAGTATACCTTGAAGGGCTGGTATGATATTGTCAACGGAAAATACTACCAGCCGGGAGCGACGGTAAGAATTAACGACAATACGGTGTTTTACGCGGAGTGGGTCCTGAAAAACTATAATCTCGGACCTTCGGCAGCTGTCGTAGCCAATCAGCCGGATATCAGCAGCTTTGTCAAAACAGACGTATTTGACTATAACGAGATTTTCAATATCAAGCATGGCGCAGTGCTTGACGGTTCGCTATTTCCAAATGGAAACCGCATGCATCAGAGCAGCGGATGGCCACGGCGATGGATTAGTGAAACATGGAAGGACTCGGGGGACCTGTCAAAGGGTTCGGATTTCCTGTTTACCAACTGGTTCTACCATAAGGCTTATCCGCCGCAGTGGCTTGGATTTCCCCAGGATGCAAAGCATTATAGGAATACTTATGCAGGGGATTCCCTAACGAAAGGGATTGTTAATAAGCGTTCCGACGCGCTGATGACAGATCTGTTTGGCACATCCGATGCGCCCGGAAAAGTGTCCCTGGGAGAAGGAAACTGGCTGTACCAGTATGATAATAATAAAAACTCAGAGCACTATGGCTACTACTATTACAACAGCGACAACAATGCAGCGGATTACAATCGGGAGAAAGGACGTTTTTATGTTTATCAGAACTCCCAGAAGATTGTAGGCGATAACGGCCTGGATGATGGCCAGTCGCATACATCTTTTATGCCTTTTGAAGCAGGAACCGGTGATATTAAGAAGGGAACGGGACAGACAAACTTCTGGTTTGGAATGCACAGCACCATTGATTTCTATCTTCCGGATGATTCCGGATCCGGCGGCAATAAGGCATTGGGAAATCATGACATGCAGTTTGAGTTTAGCGGGGACGATGATGTCTGGGTCTTTGTGGATGATCAGCTGGTGCTGGATCTGGGCGGCATTCACGGAACCAGAAAGGGATCGATCAATTTTTCAACCGGGAAAGTAACAGTGAGCGGTGATGATGGCTCGATGACGCAGATGCCTGCGATTCAGGCGGGGGACCACAAATTACATTTTTACTATCTTGAACGGGGATCCTCCTGGTCAAATGCATCGATCTATTTCAATATCGCACCGCGCTATGGGCTGACGATAGCGAAAAAAGACAAAGATACGCAAGCGAAACTCCGGGACGCACAGTTTTCTTTTTACATCGACAAAAACTGTACCATTCCAGCCAGACTCTGGAAGAGTGAGAAGAACAGTCAGGCGGATGCAGCTTCTAATACGTTTACATCTGATGAAAACGGAATCCTTTCCTGCTATGGCCTCAGACCGGGCGTTATCTATTACATCAAGGAGACGGGTGCACCGGCAGGCTATCCCTCTGTCGCGGATAAAACATTTGTATTGGATCTGGATAAAGACGGAAAAGTGACGCTGACCAATGATGGAGACGGTCTGGCAGAACTGGAGGACGGCGGGGGAACTGACCGACGGATTCTGCTGAATATCAGCAATAAGAAGCCGAAAGGAACCAGTATCAAAGCCGTGAAAAAATGGCGAAAAAAAGACGGAGGCGCATTAACGGAAGACCTTCCGAAAGGAGTGACCGTCCGGCTTTACCGCAAGGCTTATGACGCAGGAGCAGTGGAGCCGGACGATCCGGGAGATGAAACCGAATATACGGTGAAGGTTCTCACCCAGTATTTTGGATCGGATACGCATGGGTCAAACACAGACAATGCCCCGATTCAAACAGGAGATCTGACAGAAAGCATAAAGGTGAAAAACGGCGGTCAGGTCAAACTGACACTGAACGCGCATCCTGACAGCGATTTTGGAACCGCCATTTATGCGGTGACTGCAAACGGAAACACCATTTCCGCGGATGCGGGAAGTGCGACGAAATACACTAGCCGCAATATGCAGATTGCCGGAAACTGGGGATCCTACCCGCCCCAGAACGGAACATATACTATTGGCCCGGTGACGAAAGATACAACGGTTGTCATTACGCTGATCGGATATCTGAATTACACGCAGACCGGAAATACCGGATCTGTGAAACAGACCCTGGATATCAGTTCGAAGGTTTCGGAGGGAAGCGGATCCGGCAGTTCGGGCAGCGGACAGGGATCCGGCTCCCAGCAGACTGTGATTCCGGCGGAAAAGCCGAAGGATGCAGAACGGGCGAAATACAGCGACGGAAGCACGGTAGAAGATTTTGTCCTGTCTCCGGCCAATGGATGGGGCGAGAATTGGGATGGATGGAAGAACCTTCCGACACAGGATCAGGCAGGAAAGCATTACTATTATTACGTTTCGGAGGAAACGGAGCTTCCGGGCTTTACCGCATCCTATTCCGGAAATGCAGCTACAGACGGCACCGTGACCATAAAGAATGTCCGCAGGGAAGTGGACATTCCGGTGGCAAAGGTATGGTCTGACGGCAGCGATCAGCATACCGTGGACAGTGTGGAAGTCCATTTGCTGGCAGATGGAAATGATACGGGCAAAACACTGGTGCTGAATCAATCGAACGGATGGAAAGCTGCCTTTGCCGGACTGCCTGAGATCGGCAGCGATGGCAAGGCCATCACTTATACGGTGCAGGAAACAGAGAAAAAGGGATATACGGCATCGGTGACCGGTTCGCCGGCCGCCGGATTTACCATTACCAATACCCGCATGGTATCCCTTGCGTTTCAGAAAGTTGACGCGACCGGCGGAAGGGAGCTGAAAAACGCGGAGTTTTCCCTGTTCCGGGACCATCAGGCAGCGCAGGCGGTGTCTGCCTACACGAATGAAGCGATGACAGGGGATGTGACGACAGCGTTTGTGTCCGGATCGGATGGAATGGTTCATATTTACGGACTTACTGCTGGAAATTATTACATGAAAGAAACCAGGGCGCCAGGCGGTTATACAAGGATTGGCACGCTGATAAAAATTACGCTGGATCAGACAGGTAACATTTCTTCTGCGTCCGAAGTAAGTGTGGATAAAGAAGGAAAAGAAACAATCGTATCCGGAAATACTTATGTGGATTTTAACAGGGATACCCAGAGCCTTAAGATTAAAAACTATCCGGTGTCAAAACTGCCGGCAACCGGCGGAAAGGGAATTTTTCTCAGTATCCTCATCGGAGTATGCGGGTTGGGTACAGCAGTTTTTCTACTGCTGACAAATAAAAGAAAGTGCCGGAACTGACGGGCTTTCAGACTGACTGAATTTGAACGGTTCCTGCCGGGCAAATAAATCACTTTACTACTTTTTAATGGGAGGGAAAATTATGTTGTTACAGAGAGGACGAACGAGCAGACGACAGAATCGCCATAAAATTGCGGCGCTTGCGCTTGCCGGAATGATGATGGTTTCTTTCGTCACAGCAGGAGCGACGACAGCCAGGGCGGATACGGCGGCTGGGACGAAAGCAGCGATTACCGTTACGAATATCGACGCGGCGGATAACGCAGCATTAAAGGCCTACAAGATTGTAGGAAAGGACGCGAATGGAAACTGGAGTCCGGTGATTGCGGGAAGCATTGCGGATGTTACAAAGCCGACGGCAGCCGAAATTACTGCGCTGGCTGGCAAGACTGATCAATTAGGAACCGGGATCGAGCTGACGACCATGGATCACAAGACTTATTCGAAAGGGGATCTGGATTTTGGTACCTATCTGGTCCTGGTAGAACAAAATGACGGAGTGAAAAATATCTATAACCCGATGATCGTAAGTATCAATGATGATAAGGGAAACGCGCAGGCGGGAAGCGTAGATGCAGCAGGAAACTTTATTACCACGGACGGTACGACAGCATTTGCCAAAAAATCCCCGGTTGATATTACGAAAAAGGTAACAAATTCGGATCAGGACAATGAAAAGGGAAGTACCCTGACCGGTACCGGAACGACAGATGCGAGCCACGAAAGCGGTGCAGCGGTGACGGAAGCAAATTTTCAGATCGATACCACGGTTCCGTACTATTCTGACGCTTATACAACTGTTACCTTCGATGTCAGCGATACCGTGAGTGAAGGCCTCGACGCGCCGGAAGACATCAAGGTAAGTGTCGGAGGAACGGAAGTAGCGGCTTCTGCCGATAAATATACGCTTACACAGAACGGGAAATCTTTTAAGGTTTCCTTTGCCAGTGCATACATCAAAGCAAATCCGGATCAGAAAGTAACAGTTACTTATAAATCCAAACTGAACGAAAAAGCCACCAGCGGTTTTGATGCCAACACGAACAAGGCAACATTAAGGTATTCCAATAAGCCGGGTACCGACACAAAGACAAAGGAAGATAAAACCTATCATTATACCTTTGACATTGACGGAAATGTATTTGGCACTATGAAAGGGGAAGAAATCCGCAAAGTGGGTGTTGATGCGGTAAGTGGTGAGACCATCATTGAGAGAAAAGAAAATTCCTCAAATTCGCCTTTGGCGAATGCCGTGTTCCAGCTTAAGAAAGGTGATACAGTGATCGCTGAAGCTGCGACAGACGCGAAAGGTCTGATGAAATTTACCCAGCTGCAGGCAGGGGAGTACACACTCGTAGAGAAAACAGCTCCGGCCGGTTACGCCAAGGACAGCCGTGAGATTCCGGTTAAAATTGCGGCAAATCTGAATGATGACGGAACTCTTAAAGATTATTCGGTAACAATCAATAACCAGCTGACAACAACTTATACTGCTAATTATGAAGGAACAGAAGTAAAAAGTGTGGACCAGACAGGCAAGCAGGCGGATTTTGTCGATTACAAACTGGGCCAGCTTCCGTCTACCGGCGGATGGGGAACCAGGATGCTCACCATCTTCAGCATTTCCGCAATTGCACTGGCATCCGTATTGGTTGTGACGAACCGCAGAAAAAAAGGTAATATCCGATAAAAGGGAGCAGGCACACAGTATAGGGACTGATGTGCGGCATAAGGCACAGCAGGTGCCGGCATCGCCGGGGACGTGGTTCCTGAAATACGGAACCACGCCTGCTTTGTCAGGCATCTGAGGCGTTCCGGTATGGCGGAAATTGCGGCAGATGTGCAGAAATCATTATGGGGAAAAAGAAACAGGCACGCAGGAAGATATTTCATAAATTAAAGATACTTCTCATTATTCTGTGCTTCACGGTGGGCGTTTTGGGTCTGCTGTATCCATATATCAGTGAAGCCTGGAACCGATATCTGAACCGGGGAACGATCGGAAATTATGACAGGATCGTGAAACAGACGGATGAAAAAAGGAAAAACGAACTGTGGAAAGCGGCAAAGGTGTATAACCGGAAACATCCGGTCAATACGCTGTATGACGCATTTTCCGGTGAGAAGAAGTCAAATGCTGATTCGGAGTATGAGAAGGTACTGAATGTCAACGGTGAGGGCATGATGGGATATCTTGAAATCCCGGCGATAGACATGACACTTTCGATTTATCACGGGACAAGCGCGAAGGTACTGCGCCAGTATGTGGGGCATCTCCCGGGAACGTCCCTGCCTGTGGGCGGAAAAGGCACCCATGCCGTACTGTCCGCGCATCGCGGACTGCCCTCTGCGAAATTGTTTACAGACCTGGATCAAGTGAAAAAGGGTGATTTGTTTTATATTTACATTCTGGATCACGCAATGGCCTATGAGGTCGACCAGATCAAGGTCGTTACGCCGGACAGGGTGGAGGATATGGCGATTGACCCGGAGCAGGATTACGTCACACTGGTTACCTGCACACCCTATGGAGTGAATACGCACCGGCTGCTTGTCCGGGGCCATCGGACCGCTTTTCCGGCAAAGCCTGACACAGCGGCGCCGCGGAATGCGTCAGGAATGAACTGGAAGTATCTGATCTGGGCAGGAATCGCAGCTGCGGTCATCCTCCTTTTCCTTGCAGGTTACAGAAGGAGAAAGAGAAAACGAACACAGAACTGACGGGACATATGCGTCAGGAAGAAGGATACAGGGATTCATGAAAGAGGTCAGTATGTCGGGAAGCAGAAGTTATAAGTTCATATTTATTGCGGCAGTGCTCCTGCCGGCTGTTTTGCTGGGAATGCTGTTTGCCTTCCGCGTGTCTGCCGCGCCAAACGATTCCCTGCCGCCGCTGTCTTCGGAAACCGGGTCCCTTACCGTTACTTTTGTTTCGGATGACGGCACTGCGGTTCCAAACGCGGAGATTCAGCTGGTAAAGGTGGCAGATTTTTCGGTCAGTGACGGGAAAGGTGTCTATCGGTCTGCCGCGGAGTTTGCGTCTCTGCACATAAACTATGCGGATATGTCAACGGACAGATCCATCGAAACAGCAAACAAAGTGTACAGACTGGTGCAGTCCCGGAAAATCCATACGGACTCCGCGAAAACGGATACGAATGGAAAAGCGCGGTTTACAGGGCTGAAAAGCGGGATGTATGAGGTGTTCCTCGGACATCGTATGGATTATAATGGCAAAACCTATTATTTTGATCCGTACCTGATCGCGGTACCGGAAGCAGTTCTGGATAGTGACGGATCGGTGATTCACTGGAAATATCAGGGAATCGCGGTGCCGAAATCACAGAATATGAAAGAAAAGGCGGACAAACCGACACCGGTGCCGCCTCCGATACAGAAAAAACCGACCCATACGGTCAGCAGGATCACGCGGGTCAAAACAGGTGACAAGGGCAATCCGGTCCCCTGGATCTGCCTGATTGCGGCGGCCGCTGCGGGTATTGTGTGTATGACGAAGCGGAAGCCCAGGTAAAGAATATCGCTCTAAAGATTGGAAATCGAAAGGCTGCGGATCGGTTCCGCAGCATGGGAAAACCTCCCGGCGGATGTAAGAAATGCTTACATCCGCCGGGAGGCTTTTTTCGAATGGACGGCATAAATCAGTCGTTGCTGAAATAAAATCCGGTCATTGCCATGGATCCCAGATGGCAGATCGTATTGAAGGCTTCCGCATGGTCACCGTTGGCGGCGCCCAGACAGTAAATCTGTACCAGCTGGCAGACGGACCGGTGCGGTTCAATGAATTGCTGCGCCGGATTGAAATTGCCCAGGGAACATTGTCCAAACAGCTGAAATATCTGGAACAGGAAGGAATCATCCGGCGCAATGTCCAGACCGAGGGCGCGCTGAAAGTGGAGTATGAGCTGACGCCGATTGGAAAAAAATTCAAAAAGGTACTGACTGCCATCGAGGAGTGGGGAGAGGAATATATCGCATATTTAAACGGGAAAAAAGAATAAAAACCGGGAAGAAATCTTTCCATGGATACAGACTGCTGCCAGAGACTTTGTGAGAGTCAGGCAGCAGTTTTTTTCAGCGCGGGAAGCTTAATGGCGGATGACGCCCCCCAATTTCTCCGGGTGGTTTCCATTTAGTACCCATATGGGTACTATACAGAAAAATCGGGTGGATGGTATTCTGTATATGAATAAAAAAGGAAATGATCAGGAAGGAGGAGCGGATTATGGGAATAAGAGGCAAAAAACTTCTGATGCTTGGTTTGACACTGACAGCCCTTGGGGGGATGACGGCATGCGGCGGAGACAATAAGCCGGCTTCGGAAAAAGTGTCGGAGCAGGCAGCAGAGCAGCAGACAAGCGCAGAAAGCACGGAAAGTACAGAATCGGAAAAGAATGTCCCGATTCGGACCGGGAAGCATGAGAAGATGATCGGAACGATAACTGTGAAATCAGAGCAGATCATGATCGAACCGGCATTGACGGTATCTTCTATTTTCGACGTAAAACTGGCGGTAAAAGGGGACAAAGCTTATATTCTTTCAGACGGAAAGGTAAAAGAGTATACGTATGCCGACGGAAAACTGAGTTTCCGGAAAGACATCAAGCTGGAAAATGATTACAGAAAAATGGAAATGACAAAGGACGGAACCCTTCGTCTCAGCAGTTTTATGAAACCCTATATCGGTCTGAAAAACGAAAAACAGATATTCTCTTATGATGATCTGGACAATGTGACGGTACATCCCTCCGGAAAGTGGGGACTCAGCTTTTTTACCAATGCGGCGAAGGTGAATAAAGTGACGTTCCAGGGAGACTCTGTAAAAAAATCCGGCTTTCCGCTGAAAGAAATGGAACTGGTCCGCGAAATACAGATCGATGATAACTATATTTACGCGTCGGGAACCGCGAAGGGCAAGGGCGATGTATACGTATTTATTTACAATCATAAGGGTAAACTGGTGAAAAAGCTCAAAGACAGCGACGGCAGCGGACTCGGAAGCCCGACCTGGCAGATGCAGACCCAAAAAGGCTTTATTGCCCTGGATGGCAACATGCGGGCCTTTGATCTGTGGGATAAGTCAGGAAAATGGATCGGACAGGCCAGGAGCAATGAGCTGTTCGGAACCAGCTATCCATGGCTCAGCGACGGGCAGCTCATGCCGGATGGAAGCCTTCTGGTGATTATGACACAGAGCCGGGCGGACAAGAAAACAGACGAAGCGCTGGTATACAAGGTGACCGGGTTTCAGTAGGGAGTACAGGAACGTTATAAATAGCTGATGCAAGCGAATACAGAAGGAGGAGAGGTAATATGAAATATGAAATCAGAGAAGCTCCGTTTTCCGTACTGGAGTGCAGCCTGAGCGCGGGCGAATCTATGAAATGTCAGAAAGGCGCAATGGCCTGGATGACCCGAGGGATCACGATGCAGACAAAGGCCGGCGGAATCGGCAAGATGTTTAAAAAAGCGATCGCCGGTGAATCCGCGTTCTGGAATAATTATATGGCAGAAGCGGATGGTCAGATTGCGTTTTCTACCACCTTCCCGGGTAAGATTATTCCGGTAGATGTAGGTACGATGCCGATTGTGGCACAGAAATCCGCCTTTCTGGCTTCGGAAGCCGGTGTGGAAATGAATATTTATCTCCAGGAAAAAATCGGTGCCGGTTTCTTTGGCGGAGAAGGTTTCATTATGGAGCAGTTCAGCGGCCGAGGGTATGTATTCCTGGAAATTGACGGCGGATTTGTCGAGAAACAGTTGGAAGCAGGAGAGGAAATCGTGGTTGACAGCGGGTATCTGGCAGCCATGGACCAGAGCTGCTCCATGCGAATTGAACGAATCAAGGGAATCGGAAATGTGATGCTGGGGGGCGAAGGGCTCTTTAACACCATCATTACTGGACCCGGCAAAGTATGGCTGCAGACTATGCCGATCTCCGCGTTCGTAGACGGCATTGTTCCTCATATGCCGTTTAAGCGGGAATAACAGGTCCTTTCTTTCATAACCATATATTAAAACCAGGGCGCCCCGGAAGAAACTCCGCGGGCGCCCTGGTTTTTCAGAAATCTCAGAAACAGTTGTCCATAATATCCGGATCCAGCGGATGGTTCCGGCTGGTAATCAGGCCGATGACAAAATAGAGAATGCCTCCGGCCAGCAGCCCCCAGATGACCGCGTTGATGCCCGCGACATGGACAAAGAAATAGCAGAAGATATACGCCGCGACTGCGCCGATGGCGCTGGCGATAGCTGCCTGCTTCGTGCCCTTTTTCCAGAAGAGACCGCCGATCAGCGGCCAGAGGAAGGTGCATTCCAGTCCGCCGAAGGCAAACAGATTCAGGAAAAAGATGATGTCCGGCGGATCCAGTGTCAGCAGAATGGTGAACAGGCCAAGGGCAATGGTGATCAGGATGCTGGCCAGATGCATATGTCTGCCGTAGCGTTTCAGGCGTACCGGATCGTCTTTGACCACATAGTTTTTCCACAGATCCCTGACAATGGCAGCAGCGGCCAGAATCAGAAGAGAATCCGCGGTAGACATGACAGCTGCCATCGGAGCCGCCAGGAAGATGCCTGCAATGCCTACCGGCATGATTTTCTGCACGATATAAGGCACAAAATAATCGGAAGTCGGAAGGGTGTCAGTATCCACCAGCGCGCCGGCCCAGCAGCCGGCCAGATGCATGCCGACCATGATAAAACTGCAGGTAATGCAGCCGATCCACATGGCGGAATGCAGGCTCTTTGTATTTCGGAAGCCCATGGAACGGACAGCGGTCTGCGGGAGTCCGAGGGTACCGAAGCCCACCAGAACCCAGAAACTGATCAGGCTGCCGGGGGGATATTTGGCAAACAGATTGTCATAGACGCCCGGAAGGTTGTTCCGGAGCCCGGCATCAATGCCGGCAAGGCCGCCGCCGGCCCGCAGAACAAAGAACAGGAACAGGAAGGTTCCCACACACATAATGATGCCCTGCAGCGTGTCCGTCAGGGCAACCGCGGAAAAACCGCCGAAGGCAGTATAGGCGATGACAACGGCACCGAAGATAAACAGGGATATTTTGTGATCCAGTCCGGTGATGGACGCGATCAGTGTGGCGCCGCCGGTAAACTGCCCGATCATCTGGGCGATGCAGAAGGCCACCATCAGGATGCTGGTGACAATGACCAGGACACTGCTTTTGTACCGGGCTTTCAGATAGCCGACCACAGTGACCGCGCCGGTTCTCCGGGATACCAGGGCAAGCTTATTGCCCAGCACGCCGAGGACCAGAAAAGTGACGGGAACCTGTACGGCGGCGATCCATACCTGGGCATAGCCGTAGGTCAGCCCGGCAGCGCCGGGACCGGAGATAAAAGAACTGACCGAGGTGTAAGTGGCCATGGTTGTCATCGCGAGCACAAGGCCGTTCATGCTGCGGCCGCCGATGAAAAATTTTTTCTCTTCCGACATACCGGTGGAGGCGCTCTGTTTCCGTCCGCCGACGATGCCGAAAACAGCATTGGCCAGCAGATAGCCAATGAAGATAAGGAGAATGATTTTCTGATTTCCGGTCATATCACTGTTCCTCCCCGTCATTTTCTTCATCTTCATATTCGAAATTAATGAATACAAATTTTAACAGGATCCATACACCTGCCAACGCCAGTATAATGGTACCGAACACGGAGACGCTGAGCCATGCCGGCATACCGAGAAAATAGAGTCCGCTGCCATTGAGGGCGAAAGCAGTTGTAATGTGCCAGGCGCAGCAGATGGCCACCACAATAAGCGTTGCCCGGATCTCGCGGATGCACTGGGCATGTTTTTCCTGTCTGGTTAGTTTTTTCATACGAATCAATCACTCCCTTTTATTCCTGCCTGTGTTTTGCGCGGAACCGGGCATGCAGCCCGCTTGTCCCTCAGGCCGGTCCGTATTATCATAGAGGGCAGCGTGTGAAAAAGCAAGAAGATAATTCGGGTTTCGGCATTTTATGCTGCAGGAGCGCTGTGCGGGGAGATTTCTTGCCGTTTCACAGTTCGTATTGTAAGATTCCTCTGTAAGTTCCGGGAATGCTGCCGGGAGATTCCGGAGGGACAGACGGTGGAAAAGATGCCCCGTAAGCTCCGGGGATACAGAATGAGACAGAAGGGACAGACCAAAGGATGTCAAAGGATATAAGCAAAACCATGTCAGACAAAAAAGGGAAAGAACCCAGAAAGAATCGATGGGAGAAACTGCTGCTGATTCTCTGTCTGTCGGCAGCGGCAGGGACAGTATTTTTCGGAGCCGTGTTTTTCAGGCGGCCGGATCAGGGCATTCTGCGCCCCTGGCTGTTTGTATATTTCACCGGAATGGTTCTTTTCTGGCAGCTTCTCGTTATTTTCCGCGTCTGTCTGTGGAACGCGTATGGAATTGCCGGGATATTAAAAAGGGGAAAACGAATCCTTCTCCGGGTTTTGTCCGTGCTGTTCTGTATTTTTTTGATTCTGGCGCTGATGATTTTCTGGGGGATTGGGTGGCTGAGCAAACCGCTGGGAACCGAAATAAAGAAAAACGCAAACGGAACGTACAGCGGGGGCTTCGGCTTTTATTTAGAAAGGGATTCCCTGTATGAGGACGGCGGACCGTTTTATCTGCGTTATCTCAGACCAATGTCGGGACCTGAAGATACAGACGCTTCCATTACGGAAAAAGAATGGAGAGATGCCCGGGCAGCGGAAGCAAAGAAACGACAGGACGAGCAGAAAAAAACAGAGCGAAAATCTTCGGAAACAGAGACAACTACAGGCACGGCGGACAGACCGGCACAGGAAAAACCTGACGCCTCCTGCCGTGAGAGAGACGCAAAACAGGAGAAATCCGACCCTTCTTACCGTGACAGTCATGCAGAGCAGGAAAAGAGGATGCGGCAGACGGAGGCCGGTTACCGGGCAGTCAGAAAAAAATGGTACCCGAAATCAAAAACCTTTGAAAAAAATTATGACGCAAAAGGAAATTCCTACTATGTGCTGAAATCATCTGAACAGGAAATCCGGTATCTGATGTATGCCCGGGATTCTTCCAATAACCGATGCGGGCTGTATGTATACGGTCAGGTCCGCAGAAACGCAGATGGAAGCTACTCTCTGACAGACGCGGCCCTGAAAGATATTTACGCGTACGAGTATCGGACCGGAAAAGCAGTATCCAGCGGCAAAACCGCATGGTCAGACCCGGGCAGTGCGGAATACCGGAAGCTGACGGGGGAATAGACAGATGTGTCTAGTCAGGAAAATACGGCAGTTTCTCGCTTTCTGTCGTGTGATCGGAACAGTGGAGCACATATACTGATGGCTGAAAGGAGGAAAACACGTGGATCAGAAAAAGACAGGCCAGTTTTTAAAAACACTGCGAAAAGAAAAACAGCTGACCCAGGAAGGCCTGGCAGAGAAGCTTGGGGTATCCGGGAGAACAGTTTCCCGCTGGGAAACCGGGACAAATATGCCGGATATCAGCCTGCTTGTGGAACTGGCGGAATTTTATCAGGTCAGTATCCCGGAAATTATAGACGGAGAAAGGAAAAGCGAGGATATGAATCAGGAAACAAAAGAAACGGCAGTAAAACTTGCGGAATACAGCAAACATGAGGTGCATGCAGAAAAACGAAAGATCCTCAGTGTTCTGCTGACCATATTTGGTTTGTTTGTAATCGGATCGGCACTGGCGGTCTTTCCGAATGACAGCAGCTGGGGAAGCATCTATTCGATCCTTGGCGGGATTGTTCTGGTGACAGGAATCGCCCTCTTGCTGAAACCGGTGATCAGGAGGAAAAACATCCATATTTTATGTATTGCCGGATGCATTGCGCTGCTTTTCGGATTCTTTACCCTGTCAGACTATGTTACGGTGACACAGTTTCATCAGGTGCCGCGGTTCAGTTATGAAAAAACTTACGGTACGGATGAAGTGGTATATCAAACGATATTTTTTACAGCGGTCCAGAAAAATCCGGGAACCAATACAGAGGAGGTTGCGCTGGTAGGGAAATGAGGCCGCCTGTCGGTGAGTTCCGGCGGAAAGCCCGGGATGCCGGAAACGGATCCCGGGTTTTCCGCGTCTGTTCCGGTATGGCTTGTAGGAATGCTCCTGTCTGATCTGAAAAATAATAAAAAAGACACAGATTTT
This genomic window contains:
- a CDS encoding isopeptide-forming domain-containing fimbrial protein is translated as MLLQRGRTSRRQNRHKIAALALAGMMMVSFVTAGATTARADTAAGTKAAITVTNIDAADNAALKAYKIVGKDANGNWSPVIAGSIADVTKPTAAEITALAGKTDQLGTGIELTTMDHKTYSKGDLDFGTYLVLVEQNDGVKNIYNPMIVSINDDKGNAQAGSVDAAGNFITTDGTTAFAKKSPVDITKKVTNSDQDNEKGSTLTGTGTTDASHESGAAVTEANFQIDTTVPYYSDAYTTVTFDVSDTVSEGLDAPEDIKVSVGGTEVAASADKYTLTQNGKSFKVSFASAYIKANPDQKVTVTYKSKLNEKATSGFDANTNKATLRYSNKPGTDTKTKEDKTYHYTFDIDGNVFGTMKGEEIRKVGVDAVSGETIIERKENSSNSPLANAVFQLKKGDTVIAEAATDAKGLMKFTQLQAGEYTLVEKTAPAGYAKDSREIPVKIAANLNDDGTLKDYSVTINNQLTTTYTANYEGTEVKSVDQTGKQADFVDYKLGQLPSTGGWGTRMLTIFSISAIALASVLVVTNRRKKGNIR
- a CDS encoding SpaA isopeptide-forming pilin-related protein, coding for MKRSKHEKKKSNHKTEKKRGQRSGVRILRTIGALVIIVCMLVGFVPVSGAAPKTEAEYVQGTGYETAQSKDRTEKTDATDGEKASERVSASEKQQESASASTAEKQENSGAASSAGNQQSSESASSEEKQEKSESAKETEQKQGTETLPSGEKQSGSDMKSDSQMEAEDKSIEKNSVSALPRKLQANGWVQVWFDGTDGMGTGEDGQDTRQSLYTGATNVRRNVAQGSTITLPTTAGSNSKYTLKGWYDIVNGKYYQPGATVRINDNTVFYAEWVLKNYNLGPSAAVVANQPDISSFVKTDVFDYNEIFNIKHGAVLDGSLFPNGNRMHQSSGWPRRWISETWKDSGDLSKGSDFLFTNWFYHKAYPPQWLGFPQDAKHYRNTYAGDSLTKGIVNKRSDALMTDLFGTSDAPGKVSLGEGNWLYQYDNNKNSEHYGYYYYNSDNNAADYNREKGRFYVYQNSQKIVGDNGLDDGQSHTSFMPFEAGTGDIKKGTGQTNFWFGMHSTIDFYLPDDSGSGGNKALGNHDMQFEFSGDDDVWVFVDDQLVLDLGGIHGTRKGSINFSTGKVTVSGDDGSMTQMPAIQAGDHKLHFYYLERGSSWSNASIYFNIAPRYGLTIAKKDKDTQAKLRDAQFSFYIDKNCTIPARLWKSEKNSQADAASNTFTSDENGILSCYGLRPGVIYYIKETGAPAGYPSVADKTFVLDLDKDGKVTLTNDGDGLAELEDGGGTDRRILLNISNKKPKGTSIKAVKKWRKKDGGALTEDLPKGVTVRLYRKAYDAGAVEPDDPGDETEYTVKVLTQYFGSDTHGSNTDNAPIQTGDLTESIKVKNGGQVKLTLNAHPDSDFGTAIYAVTANGNTISADAGSATKYTSRNMQIAGNWGSYPPQNGTYTIGPVTKDTTVVITLIGYLNYTQTGNTGSVKQTLDISSKVSEGSGSGSSGSGQGSGSQQTVIPAEKPKDAERAKYSDGSTVEDFVLSPANGWGENWDGWKNLPTQDQAGKHYYYYVSEETELPGFTASYSGNAATDGTVTIKNVRREVDIPVAKVWSDGSDQHTVDSVEVHLLADGNDTGKTLVLNQSNGWKAAFAGLPEIGSDGKAITYTVQETEKKGYTASVTGSPAAGFTITNTRMVSLAFQKVDATGGRELKNAEFSLFRDHQAAQAVSAYTNEAMTGDVTTAFVSGSDGMVHIYGLTAGNYYMKETRAPGGYTRIGTLIKITLDQTGNISSASEVSVDKEGKETIVSGNTYVDFNRDTQSLKIKNYPVSKLPATGGKGIFLSILIGVCGLGTAVFLLLTNKRKCRN
- a CDS encoding class C sortase, whose translation is MGKKKQARRKIFHKLKILLIILCFTVGVLGLLYPYISEAWNRYLNRGTIGNYDRIVKQTDEKRKNELWKAAKVYNRKHPVNTLYDAFSGEKKSNADSEYEKVLNVNGEGMMGYLEIPAIDMTLSIYHGTSAKVLRQYVGHLPGTSLPVGGKGTHAVLSAHRGLPSAKLFTDLDQVKKGDLFYIYILDHAMAYEVDQIKVVTPDRVEDMAIDPEQDYVTLVTCTPYGVNTHRLLVRGHRTAFPAKPDTAAPRNASGMNWKYLIWAGIAAAVILLFLAGYRRRKRKRTQN